In Carya illinoinensis cultivar Pawnee chromosome 10, C.illinoinensisPawnee_v1, whole genome shotgun sequence, one DNA window encodes the following:
- the LOC122279858 gene encoding 60S ribosomal protein L32-1-like — protein sequence MAVPLLTKKIVKKRVKKFKRPQSDRKISVKTNWRRPKGIDSRVRRKFKGCTLMPNVGYGSDKKTRHYLPNGFKKFVVHNVKELELLMMHNRTYCAEIAHNVSTRKRKDIVERAAQLDVVVTNKLARLRSQEDE from the exons ATGGCGGTGCCGTTGCTGACGAAGAAGATCGTGAAGAAGCGGGTCAAGAAGTTTAAGAGGCCCCAGAGCGACCGCAAGATCTCTGTCAAG ACAAACTGGCGCAGGCCAAAGGGTATTGATTCTCGTGTGAGAAGAAAGTTTAAAGGATGCACGCTGATGCCCAATGTCGGCTATGGTTCAGACAAGAAGACTCGTCATTATCTACCCAATGGCTTCAAGAAATTTGTTGTGCACAATGTCAAGGAGCTAGAGCTGCTCATGATGCACAACAG GACGTATTGTGCTGAGATTGCACACAATGTCTCCACAAGGAAGAGGAAAGATATTGTGGAAAGAGCCGCCCAACTTGATGTGGTTGTGACCAACAAACTTGCCAGGCTGCGCAGCCAGGAAGATGAATGA
- the LOC122278438 gene encoding zinc finger BED domain-containing protein RICESLEEPER 2-like, with product MGDPVNDVDPVEEYENENSVGISLVEAISDNDRDTAQNSQAPNIVSTEGPSTEVQTVAYERKKRKRTSDVWKDFVEVDSNGVKQPQCKWCKTIFKASRSSSTTTLCRHLLTCLPYMGSKKKQKVLAVESKEADGAFTVSNFTYDRNRVRELASHMILYHEYPFSLMKHVVFNRFMSANTPYWEKMSRAAAKKECMRTNENEKTKLRALLKHVNKVHITTDMWTSCQKLSYMVVTCHFIDSDWHLQRRVLNFCNVPPPHTGLLIADALEKCFQSLGIENKISSITVDNASSNDVAILILKDDFRLKKTLSYGLGEIRDIVDCVRDGIKYLVASESRLKQFSEIAKQLQLPSKKLILDVPTRWNSTYLMLDVAIQFKEVFPRYGDRDRCFEWIPTVEEWGQVENVCQLLAIFNEVTNIVSGSDYPTANLFLSEVWRMKDILGKKSRDENEYMKSMVRKMSAKFDKYWGDCNLLMSIAVVLDPRFKMVLIQFCFPLIYHGPEAVKNIDHVSAVLLELYNEYVHEYNSTLKAQREQDNARMNVSGSSSSVGTGRSMQSGQSLFKSFVRSVDTVQLSKSELDNYLKESIYICEEGSDASFDALEWWKTNSLKFRTLSKLARDILATPITTVSSESTFSAGGRVIDPHRASLKIETVQMLLCGSDWVRALYGLKRSSTNSMDVPSETHILLPQQ from the exons ATGGGTGATCCAGTTAATGATGTTGATCCGGTAGAggagtatgaaaatgaaaactctgTTGGGATTAGCTTAGTAGAGGCCATATCTGATAATGATAGAGACACTGCCCAAAATTCTCAGGCCCCTAATATTGTGTCTACTGAGGGCCCTTCCACAGAAGTTCAAACAGTAgcctatgaaagaaaaaaaagaaagaggacttCTGATGTATGGAAGGATTTTGTTGAAGTTGATAGCAATGGGGTTAAACAGCCTCAATGTAAGTGGtgtaaaactatatttaaagCTTCTCGCTCAAGTTCTACCACTACATTATGTAGGCACCTGCTGACTTGTTTGCCATACATGGGgtctaagaaaaaacaaaaagtcttaGCAGTTGAGTCTAAGGAGGCAGATGGTGCCTTCACTGTCTCAAACTTTACCTATGATCGTAATAGGGTCCGAGAGCTTGCCTCTCATATGATACTTTACCATGAATATCCATTCTCTTTAATGAAACATGTGGTATTTAATAGATTCATGAGTGCAAACACTCCATATTGGGAAAAAATGTCTCGGGCTGCTgcaaagaaagaatgcatgagaACTAATGAGAATGAAAAGACAAAGTTAAGGGCTTTGCTTAAACATGTGAATAAGGTTCATATCACAACTGACATGTGGACTTCTTgtcaaaaactttcatatatggTAGTGACATGTCATTTTATAGACTCTGATTGGCACCTTCAGAGGCGTGTCTTGAACTTTTGTAATGTGCCACCTCCACATACTGGCCTTCTTATTGCTGATGCTTTAGAAAAGTGTTTCCAAAGTTTGGggattgagaataaaattagttCAATTACTGTTGACAATGCTAGTTCTAATGATGTTGCCATTCTGATCTtgaaagatgattttagattgAAGAAAACACTGTCT TATGGACTTGGGGAGATTAGGGATATTGTTGATTGTGTTAGAGATGGTATAAAATATCTGGTAGCATCGGAGAGTAGGCTAAAACAGTTTAGTGAAATTGCAAAACAGTTACAATTGCCCTCAAAGAAACTGATTTTAGATGTGCCTACAAGATGGAACAGCACTTATTTAATGTTGGATGTTGCAATTCAGTTCAAAGAAGTTTTTCCTAGATATGGTGATAGAGATAGATGTTTTGAATGGATTCCAACTGTTGAAGAGTGGGGGCAAGTTGAAAATGTTTGTCAACTATTagctattttcaatgaagtcacCAATATTGTATCTGGAAGTGATTACCCAACAGCAAACTTATTTCTTTCTGAAGTTTGGAGAATGAAGGACATCTTAGGTAAGaagagtagagatgagaatgagtacatgaAATCAATGGTAAGAAAAATGAGTGCTAAGTTTGACAAATATTGGGGGGATTGTAATCTATTGATGTCAATTGCTGTGGTGTTAGATCCTAGATTCAAAATGGTTCTGATccagttttgttttcctttaatttatcaCGGGCCGGAGGCTGTTAAGAATATTGATCATGTGTCTGCTGTGTTGCTTGAGTTATATAATGAGTATGTTCATGAATACAATTCAACTCTTAAGGCACAAAGAGAGCAAGATAATGCTCGAATGAATGTATCTGGTTCTTCCTCAAGTGTTGGGACTGGGAGAAGCATGCAGAGTGGCCagtcattatttaaatcttttgtTAGAAGTGTTGATACCGTGCAACTTAGTAAATCAGAACTGGACAATTATTTAAAGGAGAGCATTTATATTTGTGAAGAGGGTTCAGATGCAAGTTTTGATGCCTTggaatggtggaaaacaaatAGTCTCAAGTTTCGAACTTTGTCCAAACTGGCCCGAGATATTTTGGCTACTCCAATTACCACAGTTAGCTCAGAATCAACATTCAGCGCAGGAGGCAGAGTCATTGATCCTCATAGAGCTTCATTGAAGATTGAAACTGTCCAGATGTTGTTATGTGGGTCTGACTGGGTTAGAGCACTATATGGGCTTAAAAGATCATCCACAAATTCT ATGGATGTTCCATCAGAAACTCATATTCTCTTGCCACAGCAATAG